GATAGGATTTCCGGACGGTGTCTTGCTCCGTCGGGTGTGCACAAGTCGATCACAGCGTCGGGAGCTCGATTCCGGGCGGATCGAACCGGCGGTGCAAATTCCAGATGGGACAAATCAATCACTTCCACTGGACTAACTATCGAAAAAGtatatcaaattttacttAGTGCATACAACTTTGTAAAGCCGGTGCTATTATCTGGTTTTCACAGAACTCATGTTTTGTTAAATTGGAGCTATTTATCTTAAGCTATTTAAGTTAATTGATCACACATATATAGATATTGATTTAAATCCTAACTTTCAATAtcctttttttaagcttttaagAAATGATTTAGAATAGAGTTTTGTGAAAACCAGGATGGGACTTGATTTAGACTTACTGTCACTCCTACGACGGTTACCCCGCACTACGGTTGGTGTTGAGGTCGTCGTGGGGGAAATGTTGTTGCCAATCTGATCGCAGTAGCGATTTACTGAAACTCATAAAAGTCAATTAATCTAGTACAGAGACTTAAATCTAGTGTTGACCTACTGCGATCTAATTCGGCCTCCATGTCGGCGACGTTTCGGGAGAGTGATCTGAGCTGTGATGGAACATCGTTGTTTGGAACGGACAAGTCAACCAGGAAGTGCGATTCATCGTGGCTCATATTCAAAGAGCTATCTCCACTTGTGGATTGCAGGTTGCTTGATCCGTCTGCGGAAATGCCGCTGATATTGGATGCCGAGGACGAATTGGCTCCTGAGGATGAATTGGCACCTAGGGATGAATTGGCTTCAAAGGATGAATTGGCTTCCAAGGATGAATTGGCTTCCAATTCCAATGATGAATTTGATGCTGCCGATAAATTGGGGGCCGCTGATGAGTTTGATGCCGCCGATGAATTGGATGCCGCGGATGCACTGGAGTTAGAGCTGGAGCTAGAATTAGCGCTGGAATCGGATACGTGGCTGTCCGTGGACTGGCCAAGGATTGAAGGTTCAACCGCAGAGTCCTACTAGATGAAACGAGCCAAAATCTGAATAAACTCGCTTGGGGTC
This portion of the Drosophila takahashii strain IR98-3 E-12201 chromosome 3R, DtakHiC1v2, whole genome shotgun sequence genome encodes:
- the dgrn gene encoding uncharacterized protein dgrn; translated protein: MSDSTVFSFDSAVEPSILGQSTDSHVSDSSANSSSSSNSSASAASNSSAASNSSAAPNLSAASNSSLELEANSSLEANSSFEANSSLGANSSSGANSSSASNISGISADGSSNLQSTSGDSSLNMSHDESHFLVDLSVPNNDVPSQLRSLSRNVADMEAELDRINRYCDQIGNNISPTTTSTPTVVRGNRRRSDISPVEVIDLSHLEFAPPVRSARNRAPDAVIDLCTPDGARHRPEILSNDSPTVSNRRPILARRIENSSVVDIDDVSPPKRAHRDPELSQKEDSYKCPVCMESVSKREPVSTKCGHVFCQECIKTAISATHKCPMCNKKLTARQFFRIYL